One window of Theropithecus gelada isolate Dixy chromosome 4, Tgel_1.0, whole genome shotgun sequence genomic DNA carries:
- the COL10A1 gene encoding collagen alpha-1(X) chain, with product MLPQIPFLLLVSLNLVHGVFYAERYQTPTGIKGPLPNTKTQFFIPYTIKSKGIAVRGEQGIPGPPGPAGPRGHPGPSGPPGKPGYGSPGLQGEPGLPGPPGPSAVGKPGVPGLPGKPGERGPYGPKGDIGPAGLPGPRGPPGPPGIPGPAGISVSGKPGQQGPTGSPGPRGFPGEKGAPGVPGINGQKGEMGYGAPGRPGERGLPGPQGPTGPPGPPGVGKRGENGVPGQPGIKGDRGFPGEMGPTGPPGPQGPPGERGPECIGKTGAAGAPGQPGIPGTKGLPGAPGIAGPPGPPGFGKPGLPGLKGQRGPAGLPGGPGAKGEQGPAGLPGKPGLTGSPGNMGPQGPKGIPGNHGLPGPKGETGPAGPAGYPGAKGERGSPGSDGKPGYPGEPGLDGPKGNPGLPGPKGDPGVGGPPGLPGPVGPAGAKGMPGHNGEAGPRGAPGIPGTRGPIGPPGIPGFPGSKGDPGNPGPPGPAGIATKGLNGPTGPPGPPGPRGHSGEPGLPGPPGPPGPPGQAVMPEGFIKAGQRPSLSGTPLVSANQGVTGMPVSAFTVILSKAYPAIGTPIPFDKILYNRQQHYDPRTGIFTCRIPGIYYFSYHVHVKGTHVWVGLYKNGTPVMYTYDEYTKGYLDQASGSAIIDLTENDQVWLQLPNAESNGLYSSEYVHSSFSGFLVAPM from the coding sequence GTATAGCAGTAAGAGGAGAGCAAGGTATTCCTGGTCCACCAGGCCCTGCTGGACCCCGAGGGCACCCAGGTCCTTCCGGACCACCAGGAAAACCAGGCTACGGAAGTCCTGGACTCCAAGGAGAGCCAGGGTTGCCAGGACCACCGGGACCATCAGCTGTAGGGAAGCCAGGTGTGCCAGGACTCCCAGGAAAACCAGGAGAGAGAGGACCATACGGACCAAAAGGAGATATTGGACCAGCTGGCCTTCCAGGACCACGGGGCCCACCGGGACCACCTGGAATCCCTGGACCAGCTGGAATTTCTGTGTCAGGAAAACCTGGACAACAGGGACCCACAGGGTCCCCGGGACCCAGGGGCTTTCCTGGAGAAAAGGGTGCACCAGGAGTCCCTGGTATTAATGGACAGAAAGGGGAAATGGGATATGGTGCTCCTGGTCGTCCAGGTGAGAGGGGTCTTCCAGGCCCTCAGGGTCCCACAGGACCACCGGGCCCTCCTGGAGTGGGAAAAAGAGGTGAAAATGGGGTTCCAGGACAGCCGGGCATCAAAGGTGATAGAGGTTTTCCGGGAGAAATGGGACCAACTGGCCCACCAGGTCCCCAAGGCCCTCCTGGGGAACGAGGGCCAGAATGTATTGGGAAGACAGGAGCTGCTGGAGCCCCGGGTCAGCCAGGGATTCCAGGAACAAAAGGTCTCCCTGGGGCTCCAGGAATAGCTGGGCCCCCAGGGCCTCCTGGCTTTGGGAAACCAGGCTTGCCAGGTCTGAAGGGACAAAGAGGACCTGCTGGCCTTCCTGGGGGTCCAGGTGCCAAAGGGGAACAAGGGCCAGCAGGTCTTCCTGGGAAGCCAGGTCTGACTGGATCCCCTGGGAATATGGGACCCCAAGGACCAAAAGGCATCCCGGGCAACCATGGTCTCCCAGGCCCTAAAGGTGAGACAGGGCCAGCTGGGCCTGCAGGATACCCTGGGGCTAAGGGTGAAAGGGGTTCCCCTGGGTCAGATGGAAAACCAGGGTACCCAGGAGAACCGGGTCTCGATGGTCCTAAGGGTAACCCAGGGTTACCAGGCCCAAAAGGTGACCCTGGAGTTGGAGGACCTCCTGGTCTCCCAGGCCCTGTCGGCCCAGCAGGAGCAAAAGGAATGCCCGGACACAATGGAGAGGCTGGGCCAAGAGGTGCCCCTGGAATACCAGGCACTAGAGGCCCTATTGGGCCACCAGGCATTCCAGGATTCCCTGGGTCTAAAGGGGATCCAGGAAATCCCGGTCCTCCTGGCCCAGCTGGCATAGCAACTAAGGGCCTCAATGGACCCACTGGGCCACCAGGGCCTCCAGGTCCAAGAGGCCACTCTGGAGAGCCTGGCCTTCCAGGAccccctgggcctccaggcccACCAGGTCAAGCAGTCATGCCTGAGGGTTTTATAAAGGCAGGCCAAAGGCCCAGTCTTTCTGGGACGCCTCTTGTTAGTGCCAACCAGGGGGTAACAGGAATGCCTGTGTCTGCTTTTACTGTTATTCTCTCCAAAGCTTACCCAGCAATAGGAACTCCCATCCCATTTGATAAGATTTTGTATAACAGGCAACAGCATTATGACCCAAGGACTGGAATCTTTACTTGTAGGATACCAGGAATATACTATTTTTCGTACCACGTGCATGTGAAAGGGACTCATGTTTGGGTAGGCCTGTATAAGAATGGCACCCCTGTAATGTACACCTATGATGAATACACCAAAGGCTACCTGGATCAGGCTTCAGGCAGTGCCATCATCGATCTCACAGAAAATGACCAGGTGTGGCTCCAGCTGCCCAATGCCGAGTCAAATGGCCTATACTCCTCTGAGTATGTCCACTCCTCTTTCTCAGGATTCCTAGTGGCTCCAATGTGA